GAGCagagagtgggaaggagaagcACTAGAACTTGAGGCTCAGAGCAGCATGTGTAGGGGGAGAGGGCAGCTTCTAGACCGGAGAACATTCTCCTTAGACCACTCCCTCTTTACAGCTATACAGAAAAGCAGCCCTTGATGCACTGTCAGGGTAGACATGTGTGCTTAGTAGTTGTGCAGGAAGAAGCCTCAGTCCCCACCAAGGACCTGGACAGAGCCAGTGTTGTATAGTGGGGGGAAGACTATGCCTGAGGAAGCCAGACGGGCCCGAGTTTGAATCCTGATTCCATCATTTAGCGGCTGTGGATTTGGACAAGTTACATAAGTCTCTTTATTATAAATTTCCTCacctctaggggcacctgggtggctcagcggttgagcatctgcctttggctcaggtcttgatcccggggtcctgggatcaagtcctgcatcaggctccccgcaggaagcctgcttcttcctctccctctgtctctgcctctgtctgtgtgtctcaagaacaaataaaatcttcaaaaaataaataagttttcttacctctaaaatgggaaaaatactatttcaaaGAGTTGTTGGCATAACTGAAGGAGACAATGTTTTTGAAGCCCCAGTACAGTGTCCGACACGTCACATATACTCAGTAAATGGCAATTATTAGTCGTAGTACTGGTAATAGTATTGATATAATTATTTGGTTGGGTGGAAAAGAGAATTATTCTTTTCCTTATCATCCCGTCAGTAAGATTTTGTGTCCTTTTTATGATAGTTCAGAGAGTTAATGACTCATTGAGAGCCAGTCATAACTTTTAGAGCCAGTGAATTcaatccttcattcttttttttttcccctcattttttcccctcccttcccaacTCCTCACTCTGGCtacctccttctctccttttgtttttataatgacCCCCAATTTTGGCTTACTCCCCAATCAAATTCTTGATACaaattcttcttcatttattctaAGATGTGAATGGCTTATAAGCACCTATAATGTTATTCCCAGGTGATATTTGCACATGAAGAACAGAATCCTTTAACTGAAAATATTAAGATCCTCTGAATTCAGTGTTTTTCAGATTACAGGCTGCAACTAAAGGAACCAATTTAGTGGCTCTTGACTAccattcttttatattattatgcCTTATTACATGTTATTTAGTGTACTAATGTAGAGGGGGAATGCAAACAATTTCAAAGTCTAGGGGTACATGTAATTGCCTTACCCTTCAAGGGGAAGTTACTCTTATTTGACAACCCATTTATCCTATTATATGTCCCAGATTTTAAATGACCAGCCTTGCTGAATCTCAGACtgaaaaatgagtaaacaaaGGCTAACATGAGAGGAGTTACTAGAGGAGATGACATTGATAAAGAGTTGAAACTGAAACTGAACACTCAGATTTCTTTCTCCAAAGGAAACTCAATacttaataacttaaaaaataaaaatccattttccgTACAGCCCAAGACTATGTCACTTAATTAGGAAATGacgatttggaaaaaaaaattgttctggaTTGCATTTGAGTAGGGCACCAAGAGCACCatgcataaaaggaaaaaactgataAATCAAACTGCATCAAAACTGAAaccttttgcagagcaaaagtcTCCATAGGAGGGTAAAATAAGCTACAGATTATaagaaaagatttgcaaatcaaagaattctcaaaactcaacagtaaaaacaGATAATCAAACtagaaaatggacaaatgacATTTCACAGATGATGTATCGTGCTTGCAaacaagcacatggaaagatgtgcAACATTATTAGCCATTAGTAAAATGCAAATTGGGACCTCAGgacacttttataaaaaaaaaaaaagactcaaaaatagtgacaacaccaaatgttggtagggatgcagagaaactggaatgCTCATAtatgctggtgggaatataaaatggcacagccactctggaaaacagtttggcagtttcttaagaaACTGCAACCACCATACGAGCCGGCAAGTGCACTCCcgggcatttatcccagaaaagtgaaaacttatgttcacacaaaaacctgtacacgaatgttcatagcagtttctTTTGTTATACCCAAAACTGGAACCAGTCCAGATGAACTTCAGTGGATGGATGGTATACAAAGAGTGGTACAtcccaaaaggttacatactgtatgatttcatttatagaacattcttaaaatgacaaaattctagaaatggagaacagatgtGGCTACAAAAGGGCAACATGAGGGATCCTTGTagtgatggaatgttctgtatcttgatcgTATTAATGTCAATATCTGGGTTGCAGCGTCAGGCTATAGTTTTGCAACATATTATTGGGAGTATAATGATTTATGAGTAGAATATATTTGTTCATCCAAATGACCCAAATCATATATCTCAGATATATTTGGACTTCATCCACAGTTCCTGAAAAAGGTAGCATTCGCCTGTaagcactgaaagaaaattaGGAGCCATAAAGGTGAAATGGGTGTCTTGCTGTTAATGAAGGTGACTTTTAGACCTCACCCAAGGGCAAGgtctggttgccaggggaaccagcCATGTGATTGTTGGGTTGAAAGTGAGCCCCACCCCCTGACCTCGGGGGAGGAGATGCTGAAGGTTGAATTAGCCTATGGCCAATGACTTAGTCAATCTTAACTTTGTAATAAAGCCCCTGTAAGACTCTAAggattttttggtctttttttctaagagaatTTTCATGCTTGTGGAACCAGATCCAAGCTCCATGACAACAGAAGCTCCTTTGTTCAGGACCTCCCCCTGTGTATCTCTTCATTTGGCTATTGactcatatcctttaataaactgccAAATGTAACTGTTTTGcctgagttctgtgaactgccctagcaaattaatcaaacctaagTTATTCGTGGTAGGAACCCGCAATCTGtagctggttggtcagaagcaAAGGGGCCAGGCTCCGGTACTGACTAGGGTCTCAAATGGGAGCAAGACCGAATCCTTAACCTGAGGAATTGGATGCTCTTCTTCAGGTAGCATGAGAATTGCTTGCTGTGTGTGGGGGAAGCCCCTCCTCCCACATCAGGACTGGGTCCAGGAACCCTAAAAGAGTTATCCACAGAGGGAAGCCGGGTAAAAAGAGCTCAACATCTCTGTGTATCACTTCTCACAATGGCATGTGAACCTCCAATTAtctcagtaaaattttaaataaaaagaaaaaaaattcacacacgAAAGACCTTTGGACTTCTGTCCAGGAGCTATAATCATGTCACTGGCTTGGAGGAATCTGTCACAAAAGAAAAGCTCAGTTGTTTTCAAAAAGCTAACTAGGTCAAACAATAAAGTAATAATAGCAAATTATTTAGCAAGCTATAAACCAAAAAGGTATAAAAAGTTGGCAGTTGAACTCtatttcctatttctccacaccTCAGAAGACTGAATAGGCCATAGTGATCAAAGTAGAAATAACAGTGTTTCAACAAATGATagaatatttgagagaaagaagggtTCCCAATGTCTTGAGAATCGAAGATACTCCATGAAaggtggtgtgtgtatgtgcccGGAGGACTGAGGAAACTAAGAGTTGAGGCTAAGACAGTTATGAGAAGGGAGTACGGAGATAACattagatgttttaaaatactgacaGCAAATCTGCCCACCTGGTGGACAGGACACAGTCCGAATAGACACTGGCACAATTTTAACCCAGTAATTAATGAAAaagaacttgtgtgtgtgtgtgtgtgtgtgtgtgtgtgtgtgtgtggaggaaaaaaaggtaGCATTCCCCTGTTAAGCactgaaagaaaattcagagaaaatgtAAAGGCACTAAGCCAAAGGAAATGCAACTCTTGCCCCACCCAGTTAAACAGGCAAATCCCTCCAAAGACAGGTGTTTTTTCAGCCCAAATATTCATCAGACTAAGTAACCTAACTGTACCTATTGCACTTTGATTTCGTAACCAAACCTTTCTATAAAAGCGGACACACGAAGAAAGCTAGCACAGGTACAAGCGAATATAAATCAGTCCCTTTAACATCTAAGGAGCTAGCTAATACATACAGCacccaacatatatatatatatttttttaaggaacgcGGTTTGAAATCGCTCTCAGGATCTGTATTTGGCGCAAAGAACCACGCACAAACAACATCAAGCAGTCGCTCTGCCTTTAATGTGTCGTTTTCTAAGTTCACCATGGAGTGATCCAGGGGCAGGTGGACTGCTAGGTGGCCCCGCCCGTGCGGCCCGGACTTTGCGGAGCAAGCAGCGGTACGTTAGGGCGACCGGGCTGGGGCAGGCGGCCAGCGGTGGTGGCGCGGAGCCACGGTCGCTAGCTGTGGAATGGCTGCGTTAGCAGTTCGTCACTTGTAGAAACTTCATCCGATGATTCTTCCAGGGCAGTGTTGTCTTCGTTGTCTCCAAGTGTGGTTTCCTCGTGGTCATCCTCGTCCTTCTCGTGCCGCAGGTCGTCCGAGATGAGCCGTCTAGCCAGCTGGATGTTCAGGCCTTCGTTGTGGTgtagtttccttttcatttcgaACTGCCGCTGCTTTTCCTGCGCGTCGAAAAAGGTCTTGCTACTGTGTGCTCCATCGCTGTCGGGCTCCCCCACCTGACGGCTCCGCTGCGAGGTCCCGCCGGCGGCCAGTTTCTTAGCTACGATGTCCGGGCTCATGGTGTCCTTGGCGTCCAGGTCGGTCGCTGCGTCTTCTCCGTAGTCTTGCTGGCTGAGGTGGGGGCTGCTGGGCTCGTTTATCTTCATTAAGTCATAGTCTCTGTAGGCCGGACGGTGTGTTGCCAGGATGTTGGATTCATCCCATTTTTGGGACTTTTTTCTCTGTACCTCCTGGATGTTCCCTCCGGACTGCGGGGAGGAGGCCGCCACAGAGGAAGCAGTGGAGCTTTTATTCTTCAGAATCCCCTTGATGGGCCGGTGCGAGGCGGCGGAGGCCGCCATGCCTGAGGAGCCAAGGGCCGCGGGGCGAGGGTTGGGCCGCCGCAGCCGCCTGCCCGCTCTCCTGGCTGAGACTGCAGCTCAGTCTGTTCTGGACGCTGGTCCCAAGGTGCTGGCGGTCTGACTCTGACCCTGCGTCACAAAAGGACAACGCGGACGACGCCACAGAGGTGGCCACTGCCGTCACGGCCGACGTCATGGCCGCCATCACCGCCTTGCAGGCCATGCTGGGGTTTGGGGGTTTTGAAGGAGTAACATAGGAAGTGTCCCTGCATTGCCCTCGAAACAAGAAAGCACTGTTTTGTGAATTTCTATGCAGCCTGTCTGTGTGCCGGAGGCTGTGTAAAACATGTCGCACTGTGGGTCCCCGTCAGAAATTTGAGTCATTACTATGGCTGGACAGATTGGAGGCGTAGGGGTGATTatcttctgctccttccctctgttGCCATgcacatctccctctcccctacctacttacacacacacacacacacacacacacacacacacaacccctgGTCTTCCTCTCCTACTCTGCCTCTTGGTTAATGGCCCCATATCCAGCCACTTACACCAGCTGGAACCTGGCATCATCCTCCATGCCTTACTCTCCAATCCAGCCCTCAGACACTGGCCTAAATATCTCAAGAAACTCtccaattctctctcttccaccaTCACCCCATTTCAAGTCACTACCATCTCTTGCAGGGAATACAGCCACAGCCTTTGAACTGCTCCCCCCATAACCCCTCTTGCTGCCTTCCAACCTCTTACCCACCTTCTAGCCAGAGTGGTCTTTCCAAAACACCCATCAAATCTTGTCATATCTCCCTTTCAAACCCCTTAACAGCTGCCCATTTTCTGtaacataaagacagaaaaacagaagagagcaAAATAGGCAGCTCTCTGAACTGCTCAGACATACATCTGGAGCATAtacgtcccccccgccccccgcccctttGAATTCTGGCCTTTCTGTGGCCAGTAGCACCCACCTTCCTTCTTGTCCCAGAGGCCATTTCCAGGTTCTTCCCTCAGTCTGGAATGCCCCTTCAGTTTTCAGCTCAAACATGATTGCCTTATGCGGGCCTGTTTCCCGAGCCCCAGGGCAGACAGACCTTCCTGTGCTATCATGGCCTCTATTATTTTCCTTGGCACTTGTGATTATACTATCTGTGGACGCTAGATGGGAAATtctgagagaggaaggaagatgtGTTTTTTGGCTCACGATCATCTCCCACTCTGGATCTTCACAACATGACGctgtacttggcacatagtaggtattacAAGAATATTTATCTAGTGAATATTGAGAGGTGATGGGGAACTGGAAGAATGAGATGTGTGAACAGAGAAAAGCCTTTACAGTCCTACAATTTGGCCAATCAGTCAcgtgaggaaggaaaaaaaacccgtATGTGGAATTTGGGGGCTGTTAGAGGAGTGACTTTGGAACATTTTGTCCTTCACAGGCCTCATATTTCATAGGCAGCGacattcttctaaaaaaaaaaaaaaaacaaaaaggaaattaagatcCAGTTTCACATTCTCCCCTCCAGGTAGTattcacaagattttttttttccttctgataacattttgcttcctcttctctccctcaagGTCTTTCTGCATTTGTGAACCACAAAAGCAAAAGCATGAAAGAACCATAAAACTTTTACAAGGGTCTCAAGCACCTTGAGTTCAAGTTGTCCTGTATTCTCCAAAGTCCTACTAACTTCAGAAACTCTGCAATCACTTTAAAACTGTGTTATTCATCTCAGAAAAAGAATTTCCTGATACCctactctttgaaaaaaaaaaagctgtattatGTGGTGAGGGCTTTCAGGGATTCAAAAGCTGATAGTCAAGGCTATAGGAAAACCCTCCGGTATGtggggggaagaaaaaataaacttcattatTCAAAAATACTCCGGGCTACCCTTCTAAAAAGCCTCACTGAAAAGCAGCACAGATCTGCACAAACGTGGTTTGTCCTCCTGGCTGGTAGGCACAGTGGGTCTATACATGTTTAGCTATAAACAGGATGTTAAGGGAGACGCTGATTCCAGTGCATTGGGATTTTGCTTTTGTCCGTACACAGCACCCACCCCCACATACTGTGATCTGAATATACAAGCTGCTCAATATATAATGAGTCAGCGATCCGGTAGTTCTTACATCTTCTGAAATTCATCTTTTCAGTAGCACAAAGGCAGTTCATGCTGGGCAGGAGCACTGTGATTGTGACCTATTACATGGGCCACAAACAAAATGGTTTGAAGAAAGAAACCACCAGGCCTGACAGATTTCAGTTGTACGTTACttaaaagtaattctttttcACCTACCATTTGCTCATTATCTGCTTAATTAATGAAGGAGTCCCTAAGAAAAACCCGAATTTTGAGTTCTTGTTATCAAGCTAAAAATTCTCAATCTCAGTAACGCTATCACAAGCTTGAGTTGGAAAAGATCAGCAGGCTTTCCAACATTCCTCTCTCTTTACATGATTCATTTGTTATTGCCCTAGGACAAGAGCTGAGCAGATATGTCTGAAgctccatcacacacacacacacacacacacacacacacacacactcttcagGGCTAACTAAAACTTTCCCAGTCAATGatacattatataaaatttagatgTATGCCTAGAAagttctttcaacaaatatctagCGACCATCCATTGTATTTCCAAGACTAGAACCTTCATTTCAAATGCACAAAAAAGCAAAGTGGTGCTTCGGTGGTCCCCATTGGGTTAATGTTTGATGAATACATCTAAGTATCTATGCTGTTCTATcactgccatttaaaaaatcatttaaaaaataatattgatatttaaaatgtcatttgaaCCCTCCCACGTTTGCACAGGATCAGAATATTTGGCAGAGAGTGGATTGACTCCAAAGGTTTGTTTCTTCCCTTGAGAATCGCCTATTTTTCTATGGAGACATTCTCCAAGCACTGTAAGTATGGGGGTTGGTTCAAAAGAAGAACCGGGCCAGGAACAAAGAAATTCCCAAGTAAAGGTGGGAACACCTAAGAAACCAAGAGCTTCCACCAACAAGGAAGATATCCTAGATGTCCCACTGGTTGCCATTAGTGAGACATTAGTAAAACTCATAGAAGGTAGTGGGCTATTCGGGGACCAATTGTGCTACTGGAAGTGGAGATTAATACTAGTTTAGCCATGTGGTATCttaagccctgcatcagtttATCTAAGAATTATCCATAGTACTTGGAGAATTATGTTGGATACTGTGTAGTATGAAAACAAAAGTGCTCTTTGGTTTTGAATCTGTTTCTTGCTCAATTTCTCTCTCCAATATTCTAAACCCAGATTTCTGACATTCTGCTAAATATCTCTATCTTAGATCGGGTTATCTTACAAACCAACCTTGAGCCAAGGATTCAAGAGCAAGTAGTCTATACTTGGGAAGAGGTTTGGCAGAGAACATTGGTAATGGAGTGGGGAAGTGAGAGAGGGGAGGTCAGGAGACAAATGGCACATCACCAAAACAGTTCGTCCTGTAGGCCACTAGAACTAAATCGTGCTGGGAAACTGGGAGTCAATGAAGAGGAGGGACCCCCGTGGCTCACCTCCACCTCATGAGTGAGAGTGCTATAGTATATTTATGCATCAACTGCTGCCATCTTTACTTAACGCTTGCTGCGACTGGGGAGGGGCATTAACTCCCTGCACTTCGGATTTCTGCTGGAGCATTGGGAATGGATGGCCAATGTGCTGCTGTAGCCTCTTGTTAGCTTCCTCCCATCCCTCTTCACAAACCTTCCCCTGCTATCCTGCTCCCTGGGCTCACAGTCCCAGATAAAAGTCTTTCACTCCAGCTCTGCTTTTACTGGCAGAACCCAGACTAAGACAAAGATTGTGCatcttggggcagctgggtggctcagtggttgagcatctgacaactttggctcaggttgtgatcccggagtcctggggtcaagacccacatcaggctccccacagggaggctgcttctccctctgcctatgtctctgcccctctccctgtgtctcttatgaataaataaaatctttttttaaaaaaaaaaaaggattgtgtGTCTTATCTTCAGTTCCCCCACACCTAACATATAATTGACACATGTCCAAACTTTGGCACATGCCCTTATTTCTGTAAAGCAGGTGAATGAACTGAGGTAAGTGGACAGAAATCTTTTGAAAGGAAGAGTCTGGCAATATGAGCTCATCTAGAGAGGTTCAGTGAGGTGatggttttctatatttttcattaaaagtttgaaagcagtaaaacttttttttccaaatgaaatattACATAGGACTCCAGAACAACAATTGATAACTTTGGAGCTTAAGAAAGCAATGGAGTTAGTCTAAGTGAAGTGGGGACTCCAGGGTTATCATCCCTTGGCACCTCAGAGGTGGTTCCTGAGGCATCACAGGGCCCAAAGGAATGAGGctaatttgaaaaccactgcgaAAGTGAGTTGTTGCCCAGAGCATGAGTGTCTGGTTATGCCAAGTGTTGATTTTCTGAGTGGTCACTTGTCTTGAGATTTTCTACCCTAGTGATTGACAATCACATTCATTGAGAGCGGGTCACAAAGGAGACAGGACATCACTGAAAATTTCTGATGTTACAGAGTCAACATCAACTTAGCCCCCCTCCAAGGGAATAATCCAGTTTGGGAAtgttaaataaagagaaaggtcATCTGTGGGAATGTTTGGCAGCAGTTAtacagaaagaaaagtcaaagatATCAGAAAACAGGCCTTTCAGGGATTGGCTGCAGAGGTTGTAGAAGAGAAGTGTGCTTCCTTTTCCCTAAAGGATGCTATGATGTTTCATAGGAAAGTGAAACGGGGTTCCTCTTCTTACTTCTGACCCTGCTTGGTCAGGGAAGGAGCTATGGATAAAATAGAATATggttttatcaattattttcgTATATACACATAAAGTTAGATTCCAGAAAGTATGTATTATTTGGCCTGATGGAAATCCTGAAAGTTATCTCAGCCAAGCTCAGGAGCCAGAGATGAGAAGGGGGTTGGATCTAAACTTGGGAGGTATCTTATTTGAATATGAAACACATGCTAGAACCCCTGACTCCCACCACTTCTAGAAGAGGGTGTAACACGTGGGAAAGTGCACTGCTGTAGCAGTCCCAGAGGACCCATTGCCTAGCCATGAAGATTGAGGATCAAAAAAGTATGATGGCTTGTTCAGGATCACATAGGCAGTGAGTGGCACAGCCAGCAATAAAATCCAGGCCTTCTTGGACCGCCACAGCAGTGCCCTTTCCTACTTGCTACATGCCCCTTCTAGAAGTGGTGGGAGTAGGGATCCCAGCACGTGTCTCATATTCAAATCAGATACCTCCCCAAGTTTAGATCCAACCCCTTTCTCATCTCTGCCTTCTTGGCCTGCACCATTCTCCAGTCGCACTggcccttgggaaaaaaaaagcaaaagaaacagaacaacCACCATTTCAGGATTGAAATCCTGAACCTTGTGTCCTCCGGGTAGCAAGCTAAAATATGAGGTGCAAGTTCAGCTTCAGGCACAATTGGAAAAGTTTTTTGGGCAAGGAATCAATAGGCCAGCTGACCAAGTTTTCTAGTTCTGGATGAACCATAGTCAAATTAGAAAAGCAATAATGTGATCCAGGGCAGCAAAATTCAATTTTGCCAACAACACTGAGATTCCTGGAGGCAGCCCTTTAAAGATGACATTATAGAAAGGATTATTTCCCATGTGTACAAATATGGCTGGggagaaaaacacacacatggaGATATAACCCAATGTGTGATCCATTCTATTCGAGAAACAAATTTCCTtgttattatatatctatattttttagaaagagcattataaaaacagcaagagagggtaatagaaaaagaaatgaaacactgCAAGTCTTTTTTATGATGTTTCACacgcaaaaagaaaaataactcacaGAATCGTCAGATTTCTTAGAAGCTGCAGTAAATATATTGTTAGCATCCCCATGACTCACTAACAAGATGCTGTctgcagggaggtggggcagggaagCTGTCACCGAATTCCAGTCAATGATTTATAGTATTTGTGACTACCACATGCAAAGATTGTCAGCTGGCAATTTATTCTGGCTGATGTAACCTGACAgaatcttcttcctttctgacaACCAGTCCAGTAAGTAAGGTTAACACGTTTCAGCTCTAATAAACAGAAGTAAACCTAGCAGTGAAGTTTGGTTCCATCTTAGTCAGGCCTATGTGTTGGTTGTATTTAAACAGAGCCAACAAAACAGTTCATGGCAGCCACCAAGACACACTGACAAGAAGGAGGGAGTCCAagagagtagaatagtggttgtcAAACCTCAACGTGCAGCAGAACtccctggagggcttgttaagaCACAGAGTActgcgtccccccccccccgaccgcCAAAGGgcttctgattctgtaggtctagAGCACAAGGAATCTGAGAAtatgcatttctagcaagttcccaaaTGATGCTGATGATGTTGGGCCAGGGGCTGCATTGAAAACCAGTGGAGTAGAACATGGTCTTGCTTCATCTAGCAGGTGACTCAGACAAATCCAGGTCCACGGCTGGAGACCCTGTGCTCTACACTCTGGAAAGATGAGCAAGTACAATGGGCAGTATATAGAGCGGGGAATTCATGAAGGCCTTGTAGAGTGGGTGTTTTCTTAACTAAGCACCGAATGTGAAGAAAAGCCAGagaaggggacccctgggtggctcagtggttgagcgtctgcctttggctcagggcgtgatctcagaatccaggattgagtcctgcattgagtcctgcatcgggctccctgcatggagcctgcttctccctccgtgtctctgcctctctctctctctctctctctgtgtgtgtgtgtgtgtgtatctctcatgaaaaaataaattaaaaaaatctttaaaaaaaaaaaagaaaagctagggAAGGAGACTTCAGGCAGAAGATGGAGAAGGTGGTCTGTGGCAGGTGATGAGTACAAATGGCCTTTGAGGAAGTGGTTCATAACATACTGCAACAGCAGAGTGGCTACTCCCTTTATAACTAGATATAAGAATGGACCACTGCTCTTTGCTTAATCAAAGATTCATACCGACTACTTGAGTTGATTGCATAcgtagaaagaaaagtagaagaaagagtagGCAGGGTGGGTTCCCCTGGCATTCCCTCTAACTAATTCTCCACTATTGTCTGCACTTGCTCAGTACAAACCAGAGCCACATGAATAATGATTCCTCAAAGGCAGAGTCAATTTCTCTTAGCTGATAGTTTTCCCAGGGAATTGTCATTGTAACAGTTACACACAGTTACACACAGACCTAAATATACTTGATAGGATAGTGGGTTGGGTTGGTGGTATTTTAGGCATCTGATAATGGTTGCAGGGTATATTCTTTTGG
The window above is part of the Vulpes lagopus strain Blue_001 chromosome X, ASM1834538v1, whole genome shotgun sequence genome. Proteins encoded here:
- the PPP1R2C gene encoding protein phosphatase inhibitor 2 family member C, with protein sequence MAASAASHRPIKGILKNKSSTASSVAASSPQSGGNIQEVQRKKSQKWDESNILATHRPAYRDYDLMKINEPSSPHLSQQDYGEDAATDLDAKDTMSPDIVAKKLAAGGTSQRSRQVGEPDSDGAHSSKTFFDAQEKQRQFEMKRKLHHNEGLNIQLARRLISDDLRHEKDEDDHEETTLGDNEDNTALEESSDEVSTSDELLTQPFHS